ATATTGAACTGGATAGCCATCCCGCCCTGGGCAAAATGGCTCTCGATGATCGAGCAGATCGTCTGGATTCCCTCCGGGCCTCTGACGACGCTGGGATGGAGCATGATGTCGAGCACGGTACCGTTCGGGAACTTCGACAGGTCGATTCTGGTGACCGAGTTGATGAGCGCGGTGACCCCGCTCTTGTCGGCGCCAATCGTCGCGCCAGTATTCATGGTCAGCGACTCGCCTGCAAGGCGTCCATCCGGCAAGGCCCCGGTACGTCTCCCGAAGTCCTTCGCGGTGCCGATGATCGCATAGATGGCTGCCTGGAAGACGCCACCCCGGGCATTCGGCTCGTGGTTGATGCGCTCGCCCAGGAAGTCGGTGATCTGCACGGCGAGACCATCGGCACGATCGTCGTTGTTGCCCCACCGGGGGACGCGGTGCTGGGCTCGCAGTCGAAGCTCCTCGTAGCCTTCCCAGTTGGCGGCCAGCGCCGCCTTCATCTCGGCGAGGGTGCAGTACTTGTCCCCATAGACAAGTTGCTTGAGGGCCGACAGGGAGTCCGTCACATTCGCGATGCCGACGCAGTTGCAGCCGCTGGTGTTGTACTTCGCCCCGCCCTGCGACACATCAAGCCCACGCTCGATGCACGAGTCCATTGCGCCCGAAAGCAGAGGACACGGGTTGACCTGAGGCCACAGCCGCTCCTCCCGACGGACCTTCTCCGCAATGAGTGTGAACTGCTCGTCGAGGGTCCTCAGGTAGGCAGCCATCAGGTCGTCGAAGGTGGCGTAGTCCCCGTCGGAGAGGGTCAACTCCAGGGCTCCCGGAAGGCCCAGAGCGCAGGCTCCGGAGCAGTTGAGCTCCTTGCCCATGATGGCGGGCTCGTAGCAGCCGATCAGGATGTACTGGCTCGCGTCCTCCGGGCTCTTGCCGTTCTGTTGCAGCATCTCGACCTGCCGGTCGTAGTTGACCGTGACGATGCCGGTGCAGCCGGACTCGATGCAGCCGACAACCTGCTCGAGGAGGTCTCTCGGCGTGTTCTTCGAGAGCCGCAGGTGCAGCTTGGGATCCACGATCTGCATCTCCTGGTAGACCTCGAAGGCGAGATAGGACAGCTCGTTGGCCTCCGGCCCAAAGAGGAAGGGCTTGCCGAAGAGCTTGCCCTGACTCTGCGCGAAGAACTTCACCCAGAAGTACTTGAGCAGCTCCTTGGCCTGGTCGCGCGTCAGACGCCCGGCCTCCAGATCGGCAACAAGGAACCGGTTGTAGAGATGATCGAAGCGACCCATCGAGCGGACCGAGTAGCCGTTCTCCATCTCCTGCAGGTCGTGGTACAGGTACGCCAACTGCAGCGCTTCCTCAAAGGTCTCGGGCGGACGCTGGGCAATCGCTGCCACCGGCGAACTGGGCAGCTCAGCGGCATAGCGCTTCGCCAGGTGGATCGCCGCCTCGTAGACCATCGTCACCGCTTCGTAGAAGACGCCGGTGTGGGCGGCGGCACGATCACGCAGACCCGTGAGCCCGTACCTGAGGATATTGCTCCACTCCGGGCAGGTGTGGCCGGTATCCAGGCCTCCTACCCCGGCACAAGGCTGGGAGGGTGGATCGTTGCTGAACTCCTTGCGCTCCTCCTCGCGCCGCCACTCCTCGCGGAGAGCCACCATCAGGTCGAAGTGCTGCACCTTACCGGCGAAGTAGTCGTCGGGCTCGATGGCAATCCGGCCTTTGGTGCAGAGAAGCTGGAACAGCCAGGCCCGGGTGAGGATTCTGGGCTCCTGAGGATTCCCGGCACGATGCCGCCGAAGCTCCTCGACCAGTTCCTCCTTCGAGAGTCCCGACGCGGGGTCATAGGGGGCGTCGAGGTACTGTCTCTCCAGTTGCGTTCGGACTTCATCGAAAGGCCTGGGCATGGCGTATCTCCCTCTGGGTCAGAGCAAGTGCTTGCCGCGGTGTTTCGCGGTCGGGCGATGCATTCCTTCGTCGACCTCTACATGATGGCTACTGCACCGCCGGCAAGGTCGAGGCCGGTGGCACGTAGGCCCTCACGCCGCTGATGAACATGGAATAGGGCTTCTTGGCGCCATGACTCTGCGCACTGAGGATCAGGTAGTAGTGCTGGCTCGGCGCTACCGCCGGCACATACGGAGAGCCTGCGCTCGTCTGCTCAAGGCCGTCAACCCACCAAGTCGCCTTCTGCCGCACCGGGTCGTAGCTGCAGCCGAAGATGTGGTTCTGTGCGCGATCCAGGGGCTGGCGCGAGACGTTGTTCGGATTCTGCAGGTTCTTGTACCCGCCGTCCTTGCCCCAGATGCCGGACCAACTGTGAACCGTTCCCGTGAGTCCCGGGCCGAAGCCGCCCTCGTCCACATCCAACTCCATCCAGCGCTCGAAGCCCGGCGGGTCGCCCTCGTACTGGTCCTGTTGTTTGCCGTTATGCTCAGCCGGCATCAGCCACACCGCAGGCCAGTGGTCGGGGTCGTTGTCTGAGAGCCTGACCTCGAACTCCACGTAGAAGCCCTCCGAGCCGGGCAGCAAGGGCAGCTTGCCGGCGGAGAAGTCCCGCGGAGTGCTGACCAGATCGCCGCCCAGACTCAGCACGAGGACCCCGTCCTGCGTCGAGTAGTGATCCAGAGACGGAGGCTTCGCGTACCACTGGCCGCTGAACCACTTGTAGTTCCCGTTGCGATCCGGGGCGATGTCCGCCGAGGTGGGCTTCTCGTTGAGGATGCACTTCGTGTAGCCCAGTGCCGCAGCTCCAGGTGGCACAGTCGGCGCCGGAGCTGCAATCGCCGCACAGCCGCACAGGATACTCAGCGTCACAATCGTGCAGTGCAGGAGCATAGCCACCCCCCCAGGGCAGGCAGTACGCAGACTTCGGTTAGCGCTTCCTCGGTCTGCCCGCGGGAGCTCTCCCACGGGTAACCGGGGCCCAGCAGAGCCTAGAGCTTGCCTTGCGTTAGGGCAGCGACCTGTTCGGCCGTCAGCGCCCGCGGAGTCACCAGAACGTCGTCCACGGTGCCCTTCAGATTCCAGCGACTCGTCGGTGGGTGCTTGCCCACGAGCACCGGGCAGCTATCCAGGATCGTCGGCTCGAAGTTGCCCTTCGTCCGCGCGACAGGCTTCCCGTCTACGTAGAGCACTCTTTCGTGCGGCGTCCAGGTCAGGGCCAGGTGAGTCCAGACGCCCTGGCGCAGGGGCACCGGCACTCGCGGATAGCTGGAGTAGTCGCCGGTCGTGTTCACCTTGCCGAAGAGTGTCTTGCCGTGCGCCGAGAGACCGATCTCGTTGTACCCGTCCGGCAATCCGTTTCCGCTGGTGCGCTGCGCATAGAGGAACACGGTCCAGCCGCTCCAGGTGTCCTCGGACTGCTGCAGCGGGTCGTAGTCGGGTTTGACCCAGAGTGCCAGCGTTCCCTCGGCGCTCTTGGGGCCGAGCAAAGTCGACGCTGGAGGCATCGTCACGCAGGAACGATCCCCGGAGAGCTTGAGGCCCTGACCGAAGCGTCCCGCAGTTCTCTCGCCGCCAACCACGATCCCATGGTTCCCGGCTCCGCTGTCGTCCCTAATATACCCCTCAGAGCCCTCAAAACGGTAGAGGGCGCCGGCGGAAATGCCGGCCTCCGACAGCGCAAGGGCATCCTTCCCGACCGGCATCTGCACCACTTCGGGAGTGGCAGTCACCGGCTTCGG
This genomic interval from Armatimonadia bacterium contains the following:
- a CDS encoding pyruvate formate lyase family protein produces the protein MPRPFDEVRTQLERQYLDAPYDPASGLSKEELVEELRRHRAGNPQEPRILTRAWLFQLLCTKGRIAIEPDDYFAGKVQHFDLMVALREEWRREEERKEFSNDPPSQPCAGVGGLDTGHTCPEWSNILRYGLTGLRDRAAAHTGVFYEAVTMVYEAAIHLAKRYAAELPSSPVAAIAQRPPETFEEALQLAYLYHDLQEMENGYSVRSMGRFDHLYNRFLVADLEAGRLTRDQAKELLKYFWVKFFAQSQGKLFGKPFLFGPEANELSYLAFEVYQEMQIVDPKLHLRLSKNTPRDLLEQVVGCIESGCTGIVTVNYDRQVEMLQQNGKSPEDASQYILIGCYEPAIMGKELNCSGACALGLPGALELTLSDGDYATFDDLMAAYLRTLDEQFTLIAEKVRREERLWPQVNPCPLLSGAMDSCIERGLDVSQGGAKYNTSGCNCVGIANVTDSLSALKQLVYGDKYCTLAEMKAALAANWEGYEELRLRAQHRVPRWGNNDDRADGLAVQITDFLGERINHEPNARGGVFQAAIYAIIGTAKDFGRRTGALPDGRLAGESLTMNTGATIGADKSGVTALINSVTRIDLSKFPNGTVLDIMLHPSVVRGPEGIQTICSIIESHFAQGGMAIQFNIFDAALLREAQRQPEKYANLQVRVCGWNARFIDLAPQEQEIYITKAEVA